One part of the Neodiprion virginianus isolate iyNeoVirg1 chromosome 3, iyNeoVirg1.1, whole genome shotgun sequence genome encodes these proteins:
- the LOC124300087 gene encoding zinc transporter ZIP3-like, with amino-acid sequence MEFNDLVAKMLSMALIFGGSIFIGTLPVLCRNCSGQRRQVSSSLLCLGAGVLFATCALHMLPESIQSLPALNAGLLFCGGFCLLYAVDEMIYFIRGRPINLPHVHRPATSRRIKPTSILRRNDDCKVTVRDTREGNFSNEYVGHNPDSQVSYQAYTHGKLRDHSYEPNLKNTSSNQRSVSDNEVHSTTPSTPSLWPDENETLLTREAHIEPDSEFNASLPGLLAALALHAILEGVAIGVQTETAKVWLLVIAVAAHKLVVCFCLGVEMARSVSVLHHVFAIVLFAGGSVAGIGIGMAVKENSHDWVTVIPALNAVAAGALLYVALSEVLPRERARWQNTPNRWARIWQFIFFVSGIVIIFIIKKYIKAT; translated from the exons ATGGAATTCAACGATTTGGTCGCGAAGATGTTGTCGATGGCGTTGATATTCGGGGGGAGTATCTTCATCGGAACATTACCCGTATTATGCAGAAACTGCAGTGGACAACGAAGGCAGGTCTCCTCTTCATTGCTTTGTCTCGGCGCTGGAGTTTTATTTGCCACTTGCGCGCTGCACATGCTTCCAGAGTCCATACAATCTCTCCCTGCCTTAAACGCAGGGCTATTATTCTGCGGCGGGTTCTGTTTACTTTACGCGGTGGACGAAATGATTTACTTTATACGGGGTCGACCCATCAACTTGCCGCACGTCCATCGACCTGCAACAAGTCGCAGGATCAAGCCCAC ATCAATACTTCGACGGAATGATGATTGTAAGGTCACTGTCAGAGATACCAGGGAGGGAAATTTCTCCAATGAATACGTCGGTCACAACCCTGATTCTCAAGTTTCTTATCAGGCTTACACTCACGGCAAACTTCGAGATCATTCGTACGAGCCAAATCTGAAAAACACATCTTCCAATCAGAGAAGTGTATCTGACAATGAGGTCCACTCTACGACACCTTCGACTCCATCACTTTGGCCCGATGAAAACGAAACCTTACTTACCCGTGAAGCACACATCGAACCCGATTCTGAGTTTAACGCGAGTCTACCGGGACTCTTGGCGGCGTTGGCCTTGCATGCGATTTTGGAAGGAGTTGCCATTGGGGTACAAACAGAGACTGCTAAG GTGTGGCTCCTCGTGATAGCAGTAGCTGCGCACAAATTGGTCGTCTGCTTCTGTCTTGGCGTCGAAATGGCAAGATCTGTATCAGTTTTGCATCACGTATTCGCTATCGTTCTATTCGCAGGCGGCTCGGTAGCTGGGATTGGTATCGGGATGGCGGTTAAGGAA AACAGCCATGATTGGGTAACAGTGATACCCGCGCTTAATGCTGTGGCTGCTGGGGCACTTCTTTATGTGGCTCTCAGTGAAGTTTTGCCGAGAGAAAGAGCCAGATGGCAGAACACTCCAAACCGCTGGGCAAGAATTTggcaatttattttcttcgtatcCGGCATTGTCATAATATTCATAATCAAGAAGTATATAA aggCGACCTAA